The Pyrococcus kukulkanii genome contains a region encoding:
- a CDS encoding AbrB/MazE/SpoVT family DNA-binding domain-containing protein — MPLVKVTKNYRITIPSKIRNALRIREGEYLRVELRGNEIVIRKINLEWPTIDLGRDFSPEDIEGIIRKVLSEVSNWETNHWPKAPGIKNF; from the coding sequence ATGCCGCTCGTAAAAGTCACAAAGAACTATCGAATAACGATACCTTCTAAAATTAGAAATGCCCTGAGGATAAGAGAGGGAGAGTATCTCAGAGTAGAGCTAAGGGGAAATGAGATCGTTATTAGGAAGATTAATCTGGAGTGGCCAACTATAGACCTTGGTCGAGATTTTTCACCGGAAGATATTGAAGGAATTATAAGGAAAGTGTTATCAGAGGTTTCAAATTGGGAAACTAATCATTGGCCAAAGGCCCCAGGGATTAAGAATTTCTGA
- a CDS encoding AAA family ATPase has product MTIIVEHLLTQPLLLQPYNKPEKRDLYRWLISRVDSYIERGKSDTILLLGVRGVGKTTLLAQLYFYATSKMPQNHVLYLSLDRLQTFGLDLLEVLETYKRIVKPEKAIILLVDEVQHEI; this is encoded by the coding sequence ATGACTATAATTGTGGAACACCTGTTAACCCAACCATTACTCCTCCAACCCTACAACAAACCCGAAAAGAGGGATCTGTACCGTTGGTTAATATCGAGGGTTGACTCGTACATCGAGAGAGGAAAATCCGACACCATATTGCTTCTTGGTGTTAGGGGCGTCGGTAAAACTACTCTTCTAGCCCAGCTCTACTTCTATGCGACCTCAAAGATGCCCCAGAATCACGTCCTTTACTTATCATTGGATCGGCTTCAGACCTTCGGTTTAGATCTTTTAGAGGTTTTGGAGACGTATAAAAGGATTGTAAAGCCGGAAAAGGCGATAATATTGCTTGTTGATGAAGTCCAGCACGAGATCTGA
- a CDS encoding DUF4143 domain-containing protein — MPKILKLKEVPLAVLDDVVEYVKVGSMPLSLEMEEWAVYERLVTMLDRVIYRDLREVYDFDAETLDKAFNLLYLLANPKGERFSYEKLSKTLGLAKGTVIKLVDALEKAGIVQKIPIHGPISKATRKSPKVKFLTVPIKSALLYRININREGVFASLLEDVVAFYLYLIARERNGRLSYEPSKGAANFVLELGNEKIVVEVGLGKEKKGQVERTMERVGAEKGIVVGRKYEVGDRIAFYPWQLFVSAL, encoded by the coding sequence ATGCCCAAAATCCTCAAGCTGAAGGAGGTGCCTCTAGCTGTTTTGGATGATGTGGTCGAGTATGTGAAGGTTGGCTCGATGCCCCTATCCCTTGAAATGGAGGAGTGGGCGGTCTACGAGAGGCTCGTGACGATGCTCGACAGGGTCATCTATCGTGACCTCAGGGAGGTCTATGACTTTGATGCTGAAACTCTCGACAAGGCTTTCAACCTGCTCTACCTACTCGCGAACCCGAAGGGAGAAAGGTTCAGCTATGAAAAGCTCTCAAAGACCTTGGGCTTGGCTAAGGGGACGGTTATAAAGCTCGTCGATGCCCTTGAGAAAGCAGGCATCGTTCAGAAGATCCCGATTCATGGCCCAATATCCAAGGCCACCCGCAAAAGCCCCAAGGTTAAGTTCCTAACGGTTCCCATAAAGTCCGCCCTGCTCTACAGGATAAATATAAATAGGGAGGGAGTCTTCGCTTCTCTCCTCGAGGATGTCGTAGCCTTTTACCTCTACCTCATCGCAAGGGAGAGGAACGGCAGGCTAAGCTATGAGCCAAGCAAAGGAGCTGCCAACTTCGTGCTCGAGCTGGGGAATGAGAAGATAGTCGTTGAAGTTGGGCTCGGGAAGGAGAAGAAGGGTCAAGTGGAGAGGACTATGGAAAGGGTTGGGGCTGAGAAGGGAATAGTGGTGGGAAGGAAGTACGAGGTCGGGGATAGGATTGCTTTCTATCCCTGGCAACTCTTCGTGTCTGCACTTTAG
- a CDS encoding AbrB/MazE/SpoVT family DNA-binding domain-containing protein, with product MMREKIGITEGSYVELEVYNKNAIIIKPLESIADKYFGIFKVEEYPDDIDEFLKKEVIRKWLRD from the coding sequence ATGATGCGGGAAAAAATAGGGATAACTGAGGGTTCCTATGTGGAGCTTGAAGTTTACAATAAAAACGCGATAATAATAAAGCCCCTTGAATCTATTGCTGATAAATATTTTGGAATATTCAAGGTTGAGGAGTATCCTGATGACATAGACGAATTTTTAAAGAAGGAGGTAATAAGAAAATGGTTAAGAGACTAA
- a CDS encoding type II toxin-antitoxin system VapC family toxin, producing the protein MYDVNVFIYWLTSHPEFGKKAKMWIKRMERGGEYITSSLTLYEVAVIISGLVNKSLRDREFLEKTLTPLLEIQNLRIEPLLKQDFVNALSIAKKYKLDLEDSLHLSRGN; encoded by the coding sequence ATGTACGATGTGAATGTTTTTATTTATTGGCTCACTTCTCATCCAGAATTTGGAAAGAAGGCAAAAATGTGGATAAAGAGGATGGAAAGAGGAGGAGAGTACATAACATCATCATTAACGCTTTATGAAGTTGCGGTAATAATTTCTGGTTTGGTTAATAAGTCGTTGAGAGATAGAGAATTTTTAGAAAAAACATTGACACCACTTCTTGAGATTCAGAATTTAAGAATAGAGCCCCTTCTCAAGCAAGACTTTGTGAACGCCCTGAGCATTGCAAAAAAGTATAAGCTAGATTTGGAAGACTCTCTGCATCTCTCTCGTGGCAATTAG
- a CDS encoding ATP-binding protein gives MYDREREIEDILSLIDENRSLIVITGIRRLGKTSLLRIALNEAGREYVIVDLRTNPLKASFL, from the coding sequence TTGTACGATAGGGAGAGGGAGATCGAGGATATACTAAGCCTAATAGATGAGAACAGGTCCTTAATAGTTATAACCGGGATTAGGAGACTGGGCAAAACATCACTTCTTAGAATAGCCCTAAACGAGGCTGGCAGGGAGTACGTTATAGTGGATCTTAGGACAAATCCCCTTAAAGCTTCCTTTCTTTAA
- a CDS encoding HEPN domain-containing protein has protein sequence MHYDEVEVLLNKSAEFLELAEVALAREKYDSAVFLAEQGLQLYLKALLVKYSNIKPKTHSLRELLGFPGEAIEAQDKISEFIKENRSILKELESAYILARYEPRVYEKEEAEELLKLAKDVIKFVEALADEFERRISEEDDKEGKGKVHHD, from the coding sequence ATGCATTACGATGAAGTCGAAGTGCTGTTAAATAAATCCGCCGAGTTCCTTGAACTTGCAGAAGTTGCACTAGCCAGGGAAAAATATGATAGCGCGGTGTTCTTGGCTGAGCAGGGGCTTCAGCTGTACCTCAAAGCCCTATTGGTGAAGTATTCAAACATCAAGCCCAAGACGCATTCATTGAGGGAGCTACTTGGGTTTCCCGGCGAGGCAATAGAAGCTCAGGATAAAATAAGCGAGTTCATAAAAGAAAACAGGAGTATTTTAAAGGAGCTAGAATCAGCGTACATCCTCGCGAGGTACGAGCCCAGGGTTTATGAGAAGGAGGAGGCGGAAGAGTTATTAAAGCTCGCAAAGGACGTCATTAAATTCGTGGAGGCTCTTGCTGATGAATTCGAGAGAAGAATTAGTGAAGAAGATGATAAAGAGGGGAAGGGAAAGGTACATCATGATTAA
- a CDS encoding nucleotidyltransferase domain-containing protein — MNSREELVKKMIKRGRERYIMIKNYRKYLPAIERACREIFGECEIYIFGSVLTGKFTAGSDVDVLIKVKELPDENDIKEKIEELAELPDNHPFEFHIVDDEGFKYYRDVLKVKLAKIDSLETSQSP, encoded by the coding sequence ATGAATTCGAGAGAAGAATTAGTGAAGAAGATGATAAAGAGGGGAAGGGAAAGGTACATCATGATTAAAAACTACCGCAAGTACCTCCCCGCCATAGAGAGGGCATGCAGGGAGATTTTTGGAGAGTGTGAGATATATATTTTCGGAAGCGTCCTAACTGGAAAATTCACCGCGGGGAGCGACGTTGATGTTCTAATAAAGGTCAAGGAACTTCCAGATGAAAACGATATCAAGGAGAAAATTGAAGAGCTCGCCGAACTTCCCGACAATCATCCGTTTGAGTTCCACATAGTTGATGATGAAGGATTCAAGTACTACAGGGATGTTCTAAAGGTGAAGCTAGCTAAGATAGACTCCTTAGAAACTTCTCAATCTCCTTAA
- a CDS encoding DHH family phosphoesterase, producing MKGERKLKNFLKNLGRDERIILLCHHNADPDSLGSAIAFSNFLLSLGFTRVRIGVAQSVASYSRRLMAFSKVPIEKNPMIDERVVFIFDTSSLEQLEPIEIPASSTIVVIDHHVEKENPIPADIAVVDPMRTSTAEIVWELFKKFSYRDEDSARVLLAGIISDTSNFRYANAKTFKTVYEILNLYNFSIPEISQLVAPVSDENTEQAKRMAILKACQRMEIHKVGRFVVVTSRVSAYEALACKVFLQLGADVAIVGSEKGGVRISARAKDYLVKRGLHLGKIMEKVGPIIEGSGGGHAGAAGANGKKNLNEAIKFLVKEIEKFLRSLS from the coding sequence ATGAAAGGAGAGAGGAAGCTAAAGAACTTCCTGAAGAACTTGGGGAGAGATGAGAGAATAATACTTTTATGCCACCACAACGCCGATCCCGATTCTTTGGGCTCCGCAATAGCGTTCTCAAACTTCCTCCTCTCCCTGGGATTTACCCGAGTTAGGATTGGTGTTGCCCAGAGTGTGGCGAGCTATTCTAGGCGTTTAATGGCTTTCTCTAAGGTTCCAATAGAGAAGAACCCCATGATAGATGAAAGGGTCGTGTTCATCTTCGACACATCGTCCCTTGAGCAACTCGAGCCGATCGAAATTCCCGCCTCCTCCACGATAGTTGTCATCGATCATCACGTCGAGAAGGAGAATCCCATTCCTGCGGACATAGCGGTCGTTGACCCAATGAGAACTTCTACGGCCGAGATAGTTTGGGAGCTCTTCAAGAAGTTCAGCTACAGGGACGAGGACTCTGCAAGAGTTCTCCTTGCTGGAATAATCTCGGATACATCGAACTTTAGGTATGCAAACGCCAAGACCTTCAAGACCGTGTACGAGATACTAAACCTATACAACTTCTCGATACCTGAGATCTCCCAACTTGTCGCTCCGGTTAGCGATGAGAACACCGAGCAGGCGAAGAGGATGGCTATCCTCAAAGCTTGTCAGAGGATGGAGATCCACAAGGTTGGGAGGTTCGTCGTTGTGACGTCTAGGGTTTCCGCATATGAAGCCTTGGCCTGTAAGGTCTTCCTCCAGTTGGGAGCCGACGTTGCCATAGTCGGGAGCGAGAAAGGTGGGGTTAGAATTTCTGCGAGGGCCAAGGATTACCTCGTTAAGAGGGGACTTCACCTCGGCAAAATTATGGAGAAGGTTGGGCCAATAATTGAGGGTTCCGGCGGAGGGCACGCTGGGGCCGCGGGAGCTAATGGCAAAAAGAACTTAAACGAGGCGATAAAATTCTTGGTTAAGGAGATTGAGAAGTTTCTAAGGAGTCTATCTTAG
- a CDS encoding DUF3194 domain-containing protein produces the protein MRKVVHIGLPKLSEEELIEVGSIAQEVIIDYIFDHLAKSEVRDMEVTARINQGETLDLEIEVFIEVPIFIKVDVDSLIEEAIDKAYEAVERYLRRKSNERREEAKELPEELGER, from the coding sequence ATGAGGAAAGTTGTCCACATAGGCCTTCCGAAGTTAAGTGAGGAAGAGCTGATTGAAGTAGGTAGCATAGCCCAGGAGGTCATTATTGATTATATATTTGATCATCTTGCGAAGAGCGAAGTTAGAGACATGGAAGTTACGGCGAGGATAAACCAGGGTGAAACCCTCGATTTGGAGATAGAGGTTTTCATTGAAGTCCCGATATTCATCAAGGTTGACGTTGATTCCTTGATTGAGGAGGCCATAGACAAGGCTTATGAGGCCGTTGAGAGGTACCTAAGGAGGAAATCAAATGAAAGGAGAGAGGAAGCTAAAGAACTTCCTGAAGAACTTGGGGAGAGATGA
- a CDS encoding prefoldin subunit beta: MQNVPPQVQAMLGQLESYQQQLQLVIQQKQKVQADLTEAKKALEEIEKLPDDAIIYKTVGTLIVKTTKDKAIQELKEKLDTLNVRLNALNRQEQKINERVKELTQKIQAALRPPTAG; encoded by the coding sequence ATGCAGAACGTTCCTCCCCAGGTTCAGGCCATGCTTGGCCAGCTTGAAAGCTATCAGCAGCAACTTCAGCTTGTGATCCAGCAGAAGCAAAAGGTTCAGGCTGATTTGACGGAGGCAAAGAAGGCTTTGGAAGAGATAGAGAAGCTGCCAGATGATGCTATCATATACAAGACAGTTGGAACTTTAATAGTTAAGACGACAAAGGATAAGGCCATTCAAGAGCTCAAGGAGAAGCTTGATACCCTTAATGTCAGGCTCAACGCCCTCAACAGGCAAGAGCAAAAGATCAACGAGAGAGTTAAGGAGCTAACCCAGAAGATCCAGGCAGCTCTGAGACCGCCAACTGCTGGCTGA
- the serK gene encoding L-serine kinase SerK has translation MGVEKVPKYDIPVKKVEYVFIELDKMKPHEQLVQRELEDFIESVTGSGIFWKPMLLAKIPGTDEYLIVDGHHRWAGLQKLGAKRAPSVILDYFDEGVKVYTWYPAFKGDVNKVIERLKAEGLEVIEDPEAEEEAERGEIAFALVGEKSYAIPGKLEEQKKVSKVLDEMDQAKEIELVYYGLKEDAKADMEKGEIDYVFIRKAPTKEEVMELVKKGEVFSPKTTRHVLPFIPDKIDVKLEDLF, from the coding sequence ATGGGTGTCGAGAAGGTTCCTAAGTACGACATTCCAGTTAAGAAGGTTGAATACGTATTCATCGAGCTTGACAAAATGAAGCCACACGAGCAGCTCGTTCAGAGGGAGCTTGAGGACTTCATAGAGAGCGTTACCGGTAGTGGCATATTCTGGAAGCCAATGCTTCTGGCTAAGATCCCAGGAACCGATGAGTACTTGATAGTTGACGGTCACCATCGTTGGGCCGGCCTCCAGAAGCTTGGTGCAAAGAGGGCCCCCTCGGTAATTCTTGACTACTTCGATGAGGGGGTTAAGGTCTACACATGGTATCCGGCATTCAAGGGAGACGTTAACAAGGTCATAGAGAGGCTAAAGGCTGAGGGCCTGGAGGTAATTGAGGATCCAGAGGCTGAAGAAGAGGCTGAGAGGGGAGAGATAGCCTTTGCCCTCGTCGGCGAGAAGAGCTATGCGATCCCAGGGAAGCTTGAGGAGCAGAAGAAGGTGAGCAAGGTTTTGGACGAGATGGATCAGGCGAAGGAGATAGAGCTCGTCTACTACGGCCTTAAAGAAGACGCCAAAGCGGATATGGAGAAGGGGGAGATAGATTACGTCTTCATTAGGAAGGCCCCAACGAAGGAAGAGGTCATGGAGCTCGTAAAGAAGGGTGAAGTGTTCTCACCCAAGACAACGAGGCACGTCCTTCCATTCATTCCCGACAAGATCGACGTTAAGCTCGAGGATCTCTTCTGA
- a CDS encoding ferritin family protein codes for MRDELVAIERKLYNLYKLGEMFASQEDPSLVDTFQLLAEESLKHQKILSTVNLNLKGELVFPEIKDRPSSLEELMREAIIAEELLARMYLELSAQEEGSVKDILRIMGEECLRHSYRLKLMYAK; via the coding sequence ATGAGGGACGAGCTCGTGGCAATAGAGAGGAAGCTCTACAATCTGTACAAGCTTGGTGAGATGTTCGCGAGTCAGGAGGATCCCTCTCTTGTAGATACTTTCCAACTCTTGGCTGAGGAAAGCCTTAAGCATCAGAAAATCCTATCCACGGTTAATCTTAACTTAAAGGGGGAGCTAGTGTTTCCCGAAATAAAAGATAGGCCATCTTCCCTTGAAGAGCTTATGAGGGAGGCTATAATTGCCGAGGAGCTGTTAGCTAGAATGTACCTGGAACTCTCGGCCCAAGAAGAAGGTAGCGTTAAGGATATTCTAAGGATCATGGGTGAGGAGTGTTTGAGACACTCTTACAGGCTCAAGCTGATGTACGCGAAATGA
- a CDS encoding HAD-IIA family hydrolase — protein MIGIIFDMDGVLYRGNKPIPGAKEVVEFLKEKNVPFLFLTNNSTKTPEMYREKLAKMGIEVSADRIVTSGLATRLYMERHFTPGKVFVIGGEGLVKEMDELGWGLVTVEDARKGEWREVKYVVVGLDPGLTYEKLKYGTLAIRNGAKFIGTNPDTTFPGEEGIYPGAGSIIAALRASTEREPLIIGKPNEPMYEIVREKLGVEEIWMVGDRLDTDIAFAKRFGMKAIMVLTGVHTLNDIEKLNIKPDLVLDSVARLIDYLKVIE, from the coding sequence ATGATAGGGATAATCTTCGATATGGATGGGGTTTTGTACAGGGGCAACAAGCCGATACCTGGAGCCAAGGAAGTTGTGGAGTTCTTGAAAGAAAAAAATGTACCCTTTCTTTTCCTCACAAATAATTCAACGAAAACGCCGGAGATGTACAGAGAAAAATTGGCTAAGATGGGAATAGAGGTCTCTGCGGATAGAATTGTTACATCCGGCTTGGCCACTAGGCTATACATGGAGAGGCACTTTACCCCAGGAAAGGTGTTTGTTATCGGTGGTGAGGGCTTAGTTAAGGAGATGGATGAGCTTGGCTGGGGTCTCGTTACGGTGGAAGATGCCCGAAAGGGGGAATGGAGGGAAGTTAAGTACGTGGTAGTTGGCCTCGATCCTGGGCTAACATACGAGAAGCTCAAGTACGGAACCCTTGCGATAAGGAATGGAGCTAAGTTCATAGGGACGAACCCTGACACGACGTTCCCGGGGGAAGAAGGTATTTATCCTGGGGCAGGCTCAATAATTGCCGCTTTGAGGGCCTCCACCGAGAGGGAACCCCTGATAATCGGCAAGCCCAACGAGCCCATGTACGAGATAGTCAGGGAGAAGCTCGGGGTGGAGGAGATCTGGATGGTTGGGGATAGGCTCGACACGGATATAGCCTTCGCCAAGAGGTTTGGTATGAAGGCCATAATGGTTCTAACTGGAGTTCATACCCTGAACGACATTGAAAAGCTCAACATAAAGCCTGATTTAGTCTTGGACAGCGTTGCAAGGTTAATTGATTATCTGAAGGTGATAGAATGA
- a CDS encoding 50S ribosomal protein L39e, whose translation MARNKPLAKKLRLAKALKQNRRVPVWVIVKTNRRVLTHPKRRYWRRTKLKE comes from the coding sequence ATGGCGAGGAACAAGCCACTCGCAAAGAAGCTCAGGCTCGCGAAGGCCCTTAAGCAGAATAGGAGAGTTCCAGTTTGGGTTATAGTTAAAACCAACAGGAGAGTTCTCACTCATCCAAAGAGGAGGTACTGGAGGAGAACAAAGCTGAAGGAGTGA
- a CDS encoding 50S ribosomal protein L31e — MPIEAGQEVIFTVPIRKVKKIVPRWKRAPRAVKFVREFVARHAKAQEVIIDPKVNEKIWERGIEKPPSKLRVKVKVEEEEREEGKVRIAYVTLA; from the coding sequence ATGCCTATTGAGGCTGGTCAGGAGGTTATATTCACCGTCCCGATTAGGAAGGTAAAGAAGATAGTACCAAGGTGGAAGAGGGCACCGAGGGCAGTAAAGTTCGTTAGGGAGTTCGTGGCAAGGCACGCAAAGGCCCAAGAAGTCATCATCGACCCAAAGGTCAACGAGAAGATATGGGAGAGGGGAATTGAAAAGCCCCCAAGCAAGCTCAGGGTCAAAGTTAAGGTTGAGGAGGAAGAGAGGGAAGAGGGCAAGGTCAGGATAGCCTACGTTACCCTTGCCTGA
- a CDS encoding translation initiation factor IF-6 gives MHIERLDFENSPYLGVFGVATDRVVLIREGLQEKKLDVIREVLKVPVIEASIMKSRIIGILAAGNSNAIIVPWYIWDTELEEIRGKFKEYGIDTEIVPFETKYTALGNLVLANDKAALVSTKFSREEAKKIGDILGVEVERGVIAGLHAVGSAGVVTNKGGLVHPEASDEELKWLSELFKVDVYVGTANMGVPYVGSCMLANSNGVVVGHLTTGPEIVKIEEALGLI, from the coding sequence ATGCACATAGAGAGACTTGATTTTGAAAACTCCCCATATTTGGGCGTATTTGGAGTAGCAACCGATAGAGTAGTGTTGATTAGGGAAGGCCTTCAGGAGAAGAAGTTAGATGTTATCAGGGAAGTTTTGAAAGTTCCCGTCATTGAAGCGAGCATTATGAAGTCAAGAATTATTGGAATCCTCGCGGCCGGCAACTCGAACGCGATAATTGTCCCCTGGTACATCTGGGATACCGAGCTTGAGGAGATAAGGGGGAAGTTTAAGGAGTACGGAATTGACACTGAGATAGTCCCATTCGAGACCAAATATACAGCACTTGGAAACCTAGTCTTAGCTAATGATAAGGCTGCCCTCGTTAGCACCAAGTTCTCGAGGGAAGAGGCGAAGAAGATAGGAGACATCCTGGGGGTTGAGGTTGAGAGGGGAGTTATAGCTGGCCTGCATGCTGTTGGAAGCGCCGGGGTTGTAACTAACAAGGGCGGATTAGTTCACCCCGAGGCAAGCGATGAGGAGCTAAAGTGGTTAAGCGAACTCTTTAAGGTTGATGTGTACGTTGGAACCGCAAACATGGGTGTTCCCTACGTCGGCTCATGCATGTTGGCGAACTCAAATGGTGTCGTCGTTGGTCACCTCACGACTGGTCCCGAAATAGTTAAGATTGAGGAAGCCCTTGGCTTAATCTGA
- the rpl18a gene encoding 50S ribosomal protein L18Ae, which yields MNVKVFRVLGYFEKNGKKFKFTKEYRAVKEEHVKELVYSDIGSKHKVKRNKIYIKEIKEIKPEEAEDIVVRRLSLEL from the coding sequence ATGAATGTTAAGGTCTTCCGCGTCCTCGGGTACTTTGAGAAGAACGGAAAGAAGTTCAAGTTCACCAAGGAGTACAGGGCAGTTAAGGAGGAGCACGTAAAGGAGCTCGTCTACTCCGACATAGGAAGCAAGCACAAGGTCAAGAGGAACAAGATATACATCAAGGAGATCAAGGAGATAAAGCCCGAGGAAGCCGAAGACATCGTAGTTAGGAGGCTCAGCCTCGAGCTCTAA
- the pfdA gene encoding prefoldin subunit alpha: MMSQKELEKLAYEYQVLQAQAQLLAQNLELLNLARAEVLTVKETLENLKKVEEERPEILVPIGAGSFLKGVIVDKNNAIVSVGSGYAVEKNIDDAIAFLEERIREYDEAIRKTQEALAELEKKVGEVAKKAQDLQRKQAMSFSVKK, from the coding sequence ATGATGAGCCAGAAAGAGTTGGAAAAGCTAGCTTACGAATACCAAGTGTTGCAAGCCCAGGCTCAACTATTAGCTCAAAACCTTGAGCTTTTGAACTTAGCTAGGGCCGAGGTTCTGACGGTTAAGGAAACCCTTGAAAACTTGAAGAAGGTTGAGGAGGAAAGGCCGGAAATCTTGGTTCCCATAGGGGCCGGCTCCTTCCTGAAAGGCGTTATAGTTGACAAGAACAATGCGATAGTTAGCGTTGGTAGCGGGTACGCGGTAGAGAAGAACATCGACGATGCTATTGCATTCCTCGAGGAGAGGATTAGGGAGTACGATGAAGCCATAAGAAAGACCCAGGAAGCCCTAGCGGAGCTCGAAAAGAAGGTCGGAGAGGTTGCAAAGAAGGCTCAGGATCTTCAGCGGAAGCAGGCAATGAGCTTCTCCGTTAAGAAGTGA
- a CDS encoding ATP-binding protein gives MKFYDREKEIKLLRRALRVAVIGRRRVGKTRLVEEALNPITLFVPAEKNEALICDDWIREIRERRYIPELRSMRDIVEFLMREGETIFIDEFQNILKVNPSFLYDLQRLLDKYRNSKVVVAGSLISMSKKLLEDYKSPLYGRFDYVIKLRELSFETVLEIMNDLGYGVEEAVTMWAFFGGVPKYYETFERFGVEVEEFIRLMFFEDPYPMYPEVMMMLKEEFGKEYKMYFSILQAISEGHITLGEISSYLSTKSTNLTKYLHALEKDYELVYKRKDVFGKGRYRYYISQNLINAWFRFLYRNSSKVERGELKFDRGEVMAFIGKRFEELVEVFVPRIVSFEVIRTGKFWGKFPDGSPFEIDVVALGKDDIAFFEVKWEELDRREAEKELELLKKKGEAIKNRRRKHYYLIAKRIKGKVENAYEFSELLQLS, from the coding sequence ATGAAGTTCTACGATAGGGAGAAGGAGATCAAACTATTAAGGAGGGCCTTGAGAGTCGCTGTTATTGGAAGGAGGAGGGTAGGAAAGACCAGGCTCGTGGAAGAGGCCCTTAATCCAATTACGTTATTTGTCCCAGCCGAGAAGAATGAAGCCCTTATCTGCGATGACTGGATAAGGGAAATCAGGGAGAGAAGGTACATCCCAGAGCTGAGATCAATGAGAGACATCGTTGAGTTCCTCATGAGAGAGGGGGAAACAATATTCATAGACGAATTCCAGAACATTCTAAAGGTAAATCCAAGCTTCCTGTACGACCTTCAAAGGCTACTCGACAAATACAGGAATTCAAAGGTAGTAGTCGCTGGCTCCCTTATCAGCATGAGCAAAAAGCTACTTGAGGACTATAAATCTCCACTCTACGGAAGGTTCGACTACGTGATAAAACTCAGGGAGTTAAGCTTTGAAACAGTCCTTGAAATAATGAACGACCTGGGATATGGAGTTGAAGAGGCCGTCACAATGTGGGCATTCTTTGGAGGCGTGCCAAAGTACTATGAGACATTCGAAAGGTTTGGGGTTGAAGTTGAGGAATTTATAAGGCTCATGTTCTTCGAGGATCCCTACCCAATGTACCCAGAGGTCATGATGATGCTCAAGGAGGAGTTTGGAAAGGAGTACAAGATGTACTTCAGCATCCTTCAGGCGATAAGTGAGGGACATATAACCCTGGGAGAGATCTCCTCTTACTTATCAACCAAAAGCACCAACCTAACCAAGTACCTCCACGCCCTGGAGAAGGACTACGAGCTGGTGTACAAGAGGAAGGACGTGTTTGGAAAGGGAAGGTATAGGTACTATATCTCCCAGAATCTTATCAACGCGTGGTTTAGGTTTCTTTACAGGAACTCATCCAAGGTAGAGAGGGGCGAGCTAAAGTTTGATAGGGGGGAAGTTATGGCCTTCATTGGAAAGAGGTTTGAGGAGCTCGTTGAGGTTTTTGTCCCCAGGATAGTAAGCTTTGAAGTTATAAGAACGGGAAAGTTTTGGGGGAAGTTCCCCGATGGTAGCCCCTTCGAAATAGATGTAGTGGCTTTAGGGAAGGATGACATCGCATTCTTCGAAGTTAAATGGGAAGAACTAGACAGAAGAGAGGCAGAAAAAGAACTTGAACTCCTCAAAAAGAAAGGCGAAGCCATAAAGAACAGGAGAAGGAAGCACTATTATCTAATAGCCAAAAGGATAAAGGGGAAGGTCGAGAATGCTTACGAGTTCAGCGAGTTACTGCAACTATCTTGA